A genomic segment from Gammaproteobacteria bacterium encodes:
- the glmM gene encoding phosphoglucosamine mutase produces MKQQKRKYFGTDGVRGKVGQFPITPEFVLKLGWAAGRVLAESNGRKSKVLIGKDTRISGYMFESALEAGLSAAGVDSHLLGPMPTPGIAYLTRTLRAKAGIVISASHNPYYDNGIKFFSADGTKLPDEVELAIEAELEKEMTTVASNALGKAERVRDAAGRYIEFCKSTIPNRISLRGLTIVVDCAHGATYDIAPHVFEELGAKVITLGTEPDGLNINEHCGSTSPEALQHAVQAKRANLGIALDGDGDRLIMVDDQGEIIDGDEILYIIARATAGCQDVVGTVMSNLGLEHALTEQGIRLHRAAVGDRYVMEMLKQGGWSLGGESSGHIICLDQTTTGDGIISSLQVLAAMIDSKQSLRHLKAGMVKYPQVMINVRTERRFDFAASPQVKKAEQEVQARLADQGRILLRASGTEPLIRVMVEGRDAIQVKDCATYLADTVREAYAASEGAV; encoded by the coding sequence ATGAAACAACAAAAACGCAAATATTTCGGCACCGACGGTGTCCGTGGCAAGGTAGGTCAGTTCCCAATTACGCCTGAATTCGTGCTCAAGCTCGGCTGGGCGGCGGGCCGGGTACTGGCGGAAAGCAATGGCCGCAAGAGCAAGGTGCTGATCGGCAAGGACACCCGGATCTCAGGCTATATGTTCGAGTCGGCGTTGGAGGCGGGATTATCTGCTGCTGGGGTCGATAGTCACCTGCTGGGGCCGATGCCGACGCCCGGGATTGCCTATCTGACGCGCACGCTGCGGGCCAAGGCCGGTATTGTGATCAGCGCCTCGCACAATCCTTACTATGACAATGGTATTAAATTTTTCTCGGCCGATGGCACCAAGTTGCCGGATGAGGTTGAGCTGGCCATTGAAGCGGAATTGGAAAAGGAAATGACCACGGTGGCGTCCAACGCCCTCGGCAAGGCCGAGCGCGTGCGTGATGCGGCGGGCCGCTACATCGAATTCTGCAAGAGCACAATTCCAAATCGCATCAGCTTGCGCGGTCTGACGATCGTGGTGGATTGCGCCCATGGCGCGACCTATGACATCGCCCCCCATGTTTTTGAAGAACTGGGGGCCAAGGTGATTACCTTGGGCACCGAGCCCGATGGCTTGAATATCAATGAACATTGCGGTTCGACCAGCCCCGAGGCGCTGCAACATGCCGTGCAGGCGAAACGCGCCAATCTGGGGATTGCCCTCGACGGGGACGGCGACCGGCTGATCATGGTCGATGACCAGGGTGAGATCATCGACGGCGACGAGATTCTTTATATCATCGCCCGGGCGACGGCGGGGTGTCAGGATGTGGTGGGGACCGTGATGAGCAACCTCGGCCTCGAGCATGCCCTTACCGAGCAGGGCATCCGCCTGCATCGGGCGGCAGTAGGGGATCGCTATGTGATGGAAATGTTGAAGCAGGGCGGCTGGAGCCTCGGCGGCGAGTCGTCGGGTCACATTATTTGCTTGGATCAGACCACCACCGGCGACGGCATCATCTCGTCCTTACAGGTGTTGGCGGCGATGATCGACAGTAAGCAGAGTTTGCGCCACCTCAAGGCAGGGATGGTCAAGTACCCGCAGGTGATGATCAATGTCCGTACTGAGCGGCGCTTTGATTTTGCCGCCTCGCCTCAGGTGAAGAAGGCGGAACAGGAAGTCCAGGCCCGGCTGGCCGATCAGGGGCGCATCCT
- the folP gene encoding dihydropteroate synthase, producing MPLDFTYPQIMGILNVTPDSFSDGGCYVAPEIAVERALAMVEEGADIIDIGGESTRPGAQPVTVVDEIARVVPVIKAIRQHSNVPISVDTSKPAVMRAAVAAGASMINDVRALQEEGALAAAAELNVPVCLMHMQGEPRTMQADPHYDDVVAEVFHFLEQRINAALAAGIARHHLLIDPGFGFGKTLAHNLLLLKELNRFKALGVPLLVGISRKAMIGQILGKPVEQRLYGSLAAAVLALSQGADILRVHDVAATVDVLRVWRAVSMV from the coding sequence ATGCCTCTCGATTTCACCTACCCCCAAATCATGGGCATCCTCAACGTCACCCCGGATTCATTTTCCGACGGCGGTTGTTATGTCGCGCCTGAAATTGCTGTCGAGCGGGCATTGGCGATGGTTGAGGAAGGCGCGGATATCATCGACATTGGCGGTGAGTCGACGCGCCCCGGTGCGCAACCAGTGACAGTAGTCGATGAGATCGCTCGCGTCGTGCCGGTGATCAAGGCGATTCGCCAGCACAGTAATGTTCCAATCTCGGTCGATACCAGCAAGCCAGCAGTGATGCGGGCGGCCGTGGCGGCGGGGGCGAGCATGATCAACGATGTGCGTGCGCTGCAAGAAGAGGGTGCGCTGGCGGCTGCGGCTGAATTAAATGTGCCGGTGTGTTTGATGCACATGCAGGGCGAGCCGCGGACGATGCAGGCTGATCCTCACTACGATGATGTTGTGGCTGAGGTTTTTCATTTTCTTGAACAACGAATCAACGCTGCGCTGGCTGCAGGCATCGCGCGCCATCATCTGTTGATCGATCCAGGTTTTGGCTTCGGCAAGACTTTAGCGCATAATCTGCTTTTACTTAAGGAATTGAACCGATTTAAGGCGCTGGGTGTGCCGTTGCTGGTGGGGATTTCCCGCAAGGCCATGATCGGGCAGATCTTGGGCAAGCCGGTGGAGCAGCGTTTGTATGGCAGTCTGGCGGCGGCTGTCTTGGCCTTGTCACAGGGAGCTGATATTTTGCGGGTGCATGATGTGGCCGCGACGGTGGATGTGCTGAGGGTGTGGCGGGCGGTGTCAATGGTGTGA